The Horticoccus luteus DNA window CGTTGCCGAAGATCGCCGTGGACTACGCGTTGTTGGAAAAGGCGGACAACGTCGTGATGCTGCCGGCAAGTTTCGATTGGGACGACGTCGGCTCGTGGACCGCAATCGCGCGGCATCACGCGCACGATGCGAAACAAAATACGATCGTAGGCGATGGGTTGGTTGAAGAGGGCAGCGGGAACATTGTGTTTTCGGAAGCGGGGCACGTGACAGCGGTTTTCGGCGCGGATGATCTCGTCGTCGTGCACACGAGCGACGCGACGTTGGTGTGTCCGCGTTCGAAGGCGCAGGAAATCAAATCGCTGCTGAACCGGTTGAAGAGCGACGTGCGTGGGCAGCGGTTGTTGTGAGCGTATGCGTTGTCTCGGCATCGATTATGGCGCGAGGCGCATCGGCCTGAGCCAGGGCGATGAGCTCGGCGTGGCCACGCCGTTGCCCGCGCTGGTGCAGGCGGAACCGGAAAAACGCTGGGCGGCGCTGCTCGAAACGATCAAAGCGCGGCGGATCACCGACCTCGTGGTGGGTTATCCGCTCAACATGGATGATTCCGTTGGTTTCAAGGCGCAGGAGGTGGACGCCTTTATTGCGCGTCTGACGGCGGCGACGGATGTGCCGGTGCATCGGATCGATGAACGGCTGACGAGTTACGAGGCGGAAAGCTCGATTCCCAAGGTGCGGCGGCGCGACGTGCGGGCGA harbors:
- the ruvX gene encoding Holliday junction resolvase RuvX, coding for MRCLGIDYGARRIGLSQGDELGVATPLPALVQAEPEKRWAALLETIKARRITDLVVGYPLNMDDSVGFKAQEVDAFIARLTAATDVPVHRIDERLTSYEAESSIPKVRRRDVRASGVIDSRAATLILQDYLDTRILLSSEDGERDET